The proteins below are encoded in one region of Apium graveolens cultivar Ventura chromosome 4, ASM990537v1, whole genome shotgun sequence:
- the LOC141720437 gene encoding uncharacterized protein LOC141720437 isoform X2, whose amino-acid sequence MNIITATHSVHVITYYQHHFISLLILYRSDIYTQRGMSCSSSSGSEEENEGFDCYRKGGYHAVRVADTFASARYVAQRKLGWGQFSTVWLAFDTHTQKYVGLKIQKSAPEFAQSALHEIEVLSAIANSDVSNSRCVVSLIDHFKHVGPNGQHWCMVLEFLGDNILQLIRYNRYKGLGLNKVKEICKCLLTGLDYLHRELGIIHTDLKPENVLLLSTINPSKDPVKSGMTPILEKPEGNPVGSVTMSAIERKLKQRAKSAVAKISGRRASIGGLVPAPKSDRCLDGIDMRCKIVDFGNACWDSKKFAEEIQTRQYRAPEVILQSGYSFSADMWSFACIAFELATGEMMFAPKAAQGFSEDEDHLALMMEALGKMPRKTDSDWWATIQRLF is encoded by the exons atgaatattattacaGCGACACACTCCGTACATGTAATAACATATTATCAACACCATTTCATTTCTTTACTCATTCTCTACCGAAGTGATATATACACACAAAGGGGGATGTCATGTTCTTCTTCATCGGGGTCGGAGGAGGAAAACGAGGGCTTCGATTGTTACCGTAAAGGCGGTTATCATGCCGTTAGAGTCGCCGATACTTTCGCTTCCGCCCGATACGTTGCTCAGAGAAAGCTTGGGTGGGGTCAGTTCTCTACTGTTTGGCTCGCTTTTGATACTCATACCCAG AAATATGTAGGTCTTAAAATTCAGAAAAGTGCACCAGAGTTTGCGCAATCTGCTCTACACGAAATTGAAGTTCTTTCTGCTATTGCTAACAGTGACGTCTCAAATAGTAGATGTGTTGTAAGCTTGATTGACCATTTTAAGCATGTAGGCCCAAATGGACAGCATTGGTGCATGGTTCTTGAATTTCTTGGTGATAACATTCTCCAGCTAATTAGATACAATCGATATAAAGGCCTTGGATTGAATAAAGTGAAGGAGATATGCAAATGCTTGCTGACAGGTTTAGATTATTTGCATAGAGAACTCGGTATTATACACACAGATTTAAAACCCGAAAACGTTCTTCTTCTCTCCACTATAAATCCTTCAAAAGACCCAGTTAAGTCTGGGATGACTCCTATTCTTGAAAAGCCGGAAGGGAATCCTGTTGGTAGTGTTACAATGAGTGCCATTGAAAGAAAGCTAAAGCAGAGGGCTAAAAGTGCAGTGGCTAAGATATCTGGTAGACGAGCTTCAATAGGTGGATTAGTTCCAGCTCCAAAGTCTGACAGATGCCTGGATGGAATTGATATGAGGTGCAAAATTGTGGATTTTGGGAATGCATGTTGGGACAGTAaaaaatttgctgaagaaatcCAAACAAGACAGTATAGGGCGCCAGAAGTTATACTTCAGTCTGGCTACTCCTTTTCTGCAGATATGTGGTCGTTCGCTTGCATAGCCTTTGAGCTTGCCACTGGTGAGATGATGTTTGCTCCCAAGGCTGCACAAGGTTTTAGTGAGGATGAG GACCATCTTGCACTAATGATGGAAGCCCTTGGAAAAATGCCTAGAAAG ACAGATAGCGATTGGTGGGCTACGATCCAAAGATTATTTTGA
- the LOC141720436 gene encoding uncharacterized protein LOC141720436, whose product MEANSCDVSNLDADVLLPPRKRLLAGLKKQNFDSSSHVPSTSVILSDFDIQLNNMLKSHSTKSPEEIVEVSRSAAEAADKVAKAARAAAGNKAEIAAKAMAAAKSALDLFAVMSEETSSRENYLRKNKMKRQVPVDILYNKKHRVETDEKIARDLHRAINSSPRTIKNSSTSDIKSSKHKRLVKSLSSQKLRYNNDGIMWDGHRPPVSNVNGTTAKLHDEGSAQGAYVVRIDEDLSNLSKIDKYKMTNGGAVSSASGEKMKDLLEDPSSLGRKRGRIKQKKLPLSVCNFRDQETIPKEQMKHRSLSLSEENASKDTASNKHLFSVGPASSSVMSIERSGTWNCKEFKAPACVKQNKVMQL is encoded by the coding sequence ATGGAAGCTAATTCATGTGATGTTAGTAATTTGGATGCCGATGTTCTCTTACCTCCTCGGAAGCGGCTTTTGGCCGGATTAAAGAAACAGAATTTTGATAGTAGCTCACACGTGCCATCAACATCTGTAATTTTGAGTGACTTTGATATCCAGCTAAATAATATGTTAAAATCTCATTCGACCAAATCTCCTGAGGAGATTGTGGAGGTCTCCAGGTCAGCAGCTGAAGCCGCCGATAAGGTTGCCAAGGCGGCCAGAGCTGCTGCTGGGAACAAGGCTGAGATAGCAGCCAAGGCTATGGCTGCTGCTAAGAGTGCGTTAGATTTGTTTGCGGTGATGTCTGAGGAGACCTCTAGTAGAGAAAATTATCTGAGGAAGAATAAGATGAAGAGACAAGTTCCTGTTGATATATTGTATAATAAAAAACATAGGGTTGAGACTGATGAAAAAATAGCACGTGACTTGCACCGGGCGATTAACAGCTCCCCAAGAACTATTAAGAACTCTTCTACTTCTGACATAAAAAGTTCCAAACATAAGAGGCTCGTGAAAAGTTTGTCTTCACAAAAGCTGAGGTATAATAATGATGGTATAATGTGGGATGGACATCGCCCACCTGTAAGCAATGTAAATGGTACAACAGCTAAGCTTCATGATGAAGGTTCCGCTCAAGGAGCATATGTGGTTAGAATAGATGAAGACCTATCAAATTTAAGTAAAATTGATAAGTATAAGATGACAAACGGAGGAGCAGTTTCAAGTGCATCGGGAGAGAAGATGAAGGATTTGTTGGAGGATCCAAGTAGCTTAGGCAGGAAGAGGGGAAGAATCAAGCAAAAAAAGTTGCCACTAAGTGTTTGCAACTTTAGGGATCAAGAAACAATCCCCAAGGAACAGATGAAACACAGAAGTTTGTCTTTGTCTGAAGAGAATGCGAGTAAAGATACTGCAAGCAATAAACATTTGTTCTCTGTAGGACCAGCTAGCAGTAGTGTGATGTCAATTGAAAGGTCAGGAACATGGAATTGCAAGGAATTTAAGGCACCTGCTTGTGTTAAACAGAATAAAGTCATGCAACTATAG
- the LOC141720437 gene encoding uncharacterized protein LOC141720437 isoform X1, with translation MNIITATHSVHVITYYQHHFISLLILYRSDIYTQRGMSCSSSSGSEEENEGFDCYRKGGYHAVRVADTFASARYVAQRKLGWGQFSTVWLAFDTHTQKYVGLKIQKSAPEFAQSALHEIEVLSAIANSDVSNSRCVVSLIDHFKHVGPNGQHWCMVLEFLGDNILQLIRYNRYKGLGLNKVKEICKCLLTGLDYLHRELGIIHTDLKPENVLLLSTINPSKDPVKSGMTPILEKPEGNPVGSVTMSAIERKLKQRAKSAVAKISGRRASIGGLVPAPKSDRCLDGIDMRCKIVDFGNACWDSKKFAEEIQTRQYRAPEVILQSGYSFSADMWSFACIAFELATGEMMFAPKAAQGFSEDEDHLALMMEALGKMPRKIAIGGLRSKDYFDRHGDLKRIRRLKYCTLERLLVDKFKLSETDAHAFAEFLCPILDFAPDKRPTAQQCLQHPWLSTEP, from the exons atgaatattattacaGCGACACACTCCGTACATGTAATAACATATTATCAACACCATTTCATTTCTTTACTCATTCTCTACCGAAGTGATATATACACACAAAGGGGGATGTCATGTTCTTCTTCATCGGGGTCGGAGGAGGAAAACGAGGGCTTCGATTGTTACCGTAAAGGCGGTTATCATGCCGTTAGAGTCGCCGATACTTTCGCTTCCGCCCGATACGTTGCTCAGAGAAAGCTTGGGTGGGGTCAGTTCTCTACTGTTTGGCTCGCTTTTGATACTCATACCCAG AAATATGTAGGTCTTAAAATTCAGAAAAGTGCACCAGAGTTTGCGCAATCTGCTCTACACGAAATTGAAGTTCTTTCTGCTATTGCTAACAGTGACGTCTCAAATAGTAGATGTGTTGTAAGCTTGATTGACCATTTTAAGCATGTAGGCCCAAATGGACAGCATTGGTGCATGGTTCTTGAATTTCTTGGTGATAACATTCTCCAGCTAATTAGATACAATCGATATAAAGGCCTTGGATTGAATAAAGTGAAGGAGATATGCAAATGCTTGCTGACAGGTTTAGATTATTTGCATAGAGAACTCGGTATTATACACACAGATTTAAAACCCGAAAACGTTCTTCTTCTCTCCACTATAAATCCTTCAAAAGACCCAGTTAAGTCTGGGATGACTCCTATTCTTGAAAAGCCGGAAGGGAATCCTGTTGGTAGTGTTACAATGAGTGCCATTGAAAGAAAGCTAAAGCAGAGGGCTAAAAGTGCAGTGGCTAAGATATCTGGTAGACGAGCTTCAATAGGTGGATTAGTTCCAGCTCCAAAGTCTGACAGATGCCTGGATGGAATTGATATGAGGTGCAAAATTGTGGATTTTGGGAATGCATGTTGGGACAGTAaaaaatttgctgaagaaatcCAAACAAGACAGTATAGGGCGCCAGAAGTTATACTTCAGTCTGGCTACTCCTTTTCTGCAGATATGTGGTCGTTCGCTTGCATAGCCTTTGAGCTTGCCACTGGTGAGATGATGTTTGCTCCCAAGGCTGCACAAGGTTTTAGTGAGGATGAG GACCATCTTGCACTAATGATGGAAGCCCTTGGAAAAATGCCTAGAAAG ATAGCGATTGGTGGGCTACGATCCAAAGATTATTTTGACAGACATGGAGATCTGAAGAGGATTCGGAGGTTAAAGTACTGCACACTTGAGCGGTTACTGGTTGACAAATTCAAACTTTCTGAAACAGATGCACATGCATTTGCAGAATTTCTTTGCCCCATACTTGATTTTGCACCAGATAAGCGACCAACTGCTCAGCAGTGTTTGCAACATCCATGGCTCAGCACAGAACCTTAA